In Aspergillus fumigatus Af293 chromosome 4, whole genome shotgun sequence, one genomic interval encodes:
- the tpsC gene encoding trehalose-6-phosphate synthase yields MAPDSSQVKRNLIIVSNRLPVSVKRTDGSYKSSLSSGGLVTSLSGLTKSTEFRWFGWPGLDVTEKKDRELVAQSLDEHNAVAVFLDANLANEHYNKFSNSILWPILHYQSGVVYDDGPWQAYRRVNELFADAVAEAATRGSLIWVHDYHLMLLPKLLRQRLNKEKPCAIGFSLHTPFPAGDFWRALPVRNDLLEGMLASDLIGFHTDEYKSNFIQTCAQVLGARTEIPGRIQYKDRLVETDKFIVGIDPQKFKDTLQKQEVQDRIKQLEEKYKGITVIIGVDRLDYIKGLTQKLKGYDHFLDRHPELRNKVILIQVAVPSREDVKEYQELETELSTIAGKINGKHSTPDGVPLLYMHRSVPFTELTALYSIADACLLTSTRDGMNLVSFEYIACQEQRHGVLVLSEFAGAASFMKEGSISFHPANTTELADAVYKAVMMGEDEKKKKYEYLRNFIETNTSARWGETFIDRLSKHI; encoded by the exons ATGGCGCCCGACAGTTCGCAAGTGAAGCGCAACCTCATTATTGTTTCGAATCGCCTTCCTGTCTCGGTCAAACGGACCGATGGCTCATATAAGTCTAGTCTGTCTAGCGGTGGTCTGGTCACATCGCTATCTGGGTTGACAAAATCCACTGAATTCCGCTGGTTCGGTTGGCCTGGTCTAGATGTCactgagaagaaggacagaGAGTTAGTAGCCCAGAGTCTCGATGAGCATAACGCAGTCGCAGTCTTCCTGGATGCGAATCTTGCGAATGAACACTATAACAAGTTCTCAA ACTCAATCCTCTGGCCTATCCTCCACTACCAGTCTGGGGTTGTCTACGACGATGGTCCATGGCAGGCCTATCGGCGTGTCAATGAGCTGTTTGCAGATGCTGTAGCTGAGGCAGCTACAAGGGGGAGCTTGATTTGGGTTCATGACTATCATCTCATGCTCCTCCCGAAGCTTCTGCGTCAGCGACTCAACAAAGAAAAACCATGCGCTATTGGGTTCTCCTTACATACGCCATTTCCAGCGGGAGATTTCTGGAGAGCGCTACCTGTTCGAAATGATCTGCTCGAGGGAATGTTGGCCAGTGACCTGATTGGATTCCACACGGACGAGTACAAGTCGAACTTTATCCAGACTTGTGCTCAGGTTTT AGGCGCTCGAACAGAGATACCCGGTCGAATCCAGTACAAGGATCGATTAGTCGAGACAGATAAGTTCATTGTCGGAATCGATCCGCAAAAGTTCAAGGATACGTTGCAGAAGCAAGAGGTGCAGGATCGGATCAagcagctggaggagaaatacAAGGGGATTACGGTCATCATTGGGGTAGACCGACTGGACTACATCAAGGGCCTTACGCAGAAGCTGAAGGGATACGACCACTTCCTGGATCGTCACCCAGAGTTGAGGAACAAAGTTATCTTGATACAGGTTGCTGTCCCAAGTCGCGAGGATGTCAAGGAATACCAGGAGTTGGAGACAGAGTTAAGTACAATTGCAGGGAAGATTAATGGAAAACATT CCACTCCTGACGGAGTTCCGCTCCTCTACATGCATCGCTCTGTTCCCTTCACCGAGCTAACGGCGTTATACTCGATTGCTGATGCTTGCCTTCTTACATCTACTCGCGATGGGATGAACCTCGTGTCGTTTGAATACATTGCCTGTCAGGAACAACGGCATGGCGTCCTGGTGCTCTCTGAATTTGCGGGAGCAGCTTCCTTCATGAAAGAGGGAAGTATCAGTTTCCACCCCGCAAACACAACGGAACTGGCAGATGCTGTCTATAAAGCTGTGATGATGGGcgaggacgagaagaagaagaaatacgAGTACCTGCGGAACTTCATCGAGACTAATACAAG TGCTCGATGGGGGGAGACTTTCATTGACAGGCTGTCCAAACACATCTAA
- a CDS encoding cutinase family protein translates to MSLRSLFVAGLATLALAVPAPQIQARQGMSSNELESGPCRDVTFIFARGSTEQGNMGLIVGPGVCSSLKKDLGSDKVACQGVGGAYTAQLAPNFLSQNTNQASINAATDMFDLANTKCPNTKIVAGGYSQGSAVIDNTIQALGSDLKAKVKGVVLFGFTRNVADKGQIPGYPKDQTKIYCAVGDMVCVNTLIITPAHLTYGADAGDAAKFLASKVQE, encoded by the exons ATGTCTCTGCGCTCTCTCTTCGTAGCTGGCTTGGCCACCCTGGCATTGGCGGTGCCTGCCCCCCAGATTCAGGCCCGCCAAGGCATGAGCTCTAACGAGCTCGAGAGCGGGCCTTGTCGTGATGTGACTTTTATCTTTGCTCGAGGATCGACCGAGCAGGGCAACATG GGGTTGATCGTGGGACCTGGAGTCTGCAGCTCGCTGAAAAAAGATCTCGGCTCCGACAAGGTCGCCTGTCAGGGCGTAGGGGGCGCATATACCGCTCAATTGGCCCCGAACTTCCTTTCTCAAAACACCAATCAGGCATCCATCAATGCGGCCACGGATATGTTCGATCTGGCTAACACCAAGTGTCCGAATACGAAGATCGTGGCCGGTGGATACAG CCAAGGTTCTGCTGTCATCGATAACACAATTCAGGCGCTTGGCAGTGATCTGAAAGCTAAGGTCAAGGGAGTGGTTCTTTTTGGATTCACCCGGAACGTGGCTGACAAGGGTCAAATTCCGGGTTACCCCAAGGACCAGACCAAGATTTATTGCGCTGTCGGTGATATGGTTTGTGTTAATACACTGATCATTACCCCTGCCCACTTGACCTATGGGGCCGACGCAGGTGATGCTGCTAAATTTCTTGCTTCGAAGGTCCAGGAATAA
- a CDS encoding amino acid permease, producing MHANVWPGIIGPGLLVGSGNALSKGGPAGVLISFSLVGIIVFFVMQSLGEMATLIPVTGSFTEYAQRFIDDSLAFGLGWAYWYLWVTVLANEYNAISLVIGYWTDAVPQWGWILIFWFLFLGLSNLGVLAYGEMEFWLSLIKILALIAFFILAVCISTGGIGPQPIGFKYWHDPGPFADSINGVARTFVVAGTLYAGTEMVGITAGESANPRKAVPTAIRQVFWRILIFYIGTMFFIGILLPYNDKRLLGSSSNAASSPLTIALTDAGILPAAHLINALIVISVISAGNGSLYVASRTLLFMARNGKAPRFIGRTNGAGVPWVALIFSNLFTCIVFLTQSSGAGKIYSALITLSGVATFIVWAVIGICHIRFRRALVVQGEDPAKLPFKAWLYPWGTYFSVALNIFLVFFQGYTAFLNPFSADDFVINYILLPVFALFVLGYKFWHKTRWVKLEEMDIWTGRRESPDVDVTDEPPVKKQKSWWARVLAVVIG from the exons ATGCACGCTAACGTCTGGCCAGGAATTATTGGACCCGGCTTGCTGGTAGGTTCGGGCAATGCCCTCAGCAAGGGCGGTCCAGCGGGCGTGTTGATCAGCTTTTCTTTGGTTGGTATCATAGTTTTCTTCGTCAT GCAATCGTTGGGCGAAATGGCTACCCTCATTCCGGTTACTGGCTCCTTTACCGAATATGCGCAGCGTTTCATCGATGACTCTCTTGCTTTCGGGTTAGGATGGGCTTACTGGTATCTATGGGTAACG GTTCTTGCCAATGAATATAATGCCATCTCGCTTGTTATAGGATACTGGACGGATGCTGTACCTCAGTGGGGTTGGATACTCATATTCTGGTTCCTATTTCTGGGTCTGTCAAATCTAGGCGTTTTGGCATATGGCGAGATGGAATTTTGGCTATCATT AATCAAGATATTGGCCCTCATTGCGTTCTTTATTCTGGCGGTTTGCATCAGTACAGGGGGGATAGGCCCTCAGCCAATTGGATTCAAGTACTGGCATGATCCAGGGCCTTTTGCGGACTCTATCAATGGAGTTGCTCGAACCTTTGTCGTTGCTGGAACGTTATATGCGGGAACAGAAAT GGTTGGCATTACTGCAGGGGAATCGGCAAATCCACGCAAAGCTGTCCCGACAGCCATTCGCCAGGTGTTCTGGCGGATTCTGATATTCTATATTG GAACGATGTTCTTTATCGGAATACTCCTCCCGTACAATGACAAGCGACTACTGGGCTCCAGTTCCAATGCAGCAAGCTCGCCCTTGACAATCGCATTGACGGATGCTGGGATTTTGCCTGCAGCTCATCTGATCAACGCGCTCATTGTGATCAGCGTCATATCTGCAGGAAATGGTTCCCTCTACGTAGCATCTCGCACTTTGCTCTTCATGGCTCGTAATGGCAAAGCACCTCGATTCATCGGACGCACCAATGGAGCGGGGGTACCCTGGGTTGCTTTGATATTCTCCAATCTTTTCACCTGTATTGTGTTCCTGACTCAGTCCTCGGGGGCCGGAAAGATCTATTCGGCCTTGATCACTTTGTCTGGTG TGGCGACATTCATCGTCTGGGCCGTAATCGGAATCTGCCATATTCGCTTCCGTCGAGCCTTGGTCGTGCAGGGAGAGGATCCTGCAAAACTGCCTTTCAAGGCGTGGCTGTATCCGTGGGGCACATACTTCTCTGTCGCACTGAACATCTTCCTGGTATTCTTCCAAGGTTACACGGCTTTCTTAAATCCCTTCAGCGCGGACGATTTTGTGATCAACTACATACTGCTTCCTGTGTTTGCCCTGTTTGTTTTGGGTTATAAGTTTTGGCACAAGACCAGGTGGGTGAAGCTAGAAGAGATGGATATCTGGACAGGTAGAAGGGAGTCACCAGACGTAGACGTGACGGACGAACCGCCAgtcaagaaacaaaaatcaTGGTGGGCTCGGGTATTGGCCGTTGTCATTGGTTGA
- a CDS encoding extracellular guanyl-specific ribonuclease RntA, with product MLYKKIIAVAALLVAPVLAAPTEFDTRACDYTCGSNCYSASAVRAAQEAGYELYSSDETVGSNNYPHKYNNYEGFDFPVSSPYYEWPILSSGKIYSGGSPGADRVVFNSKDELAGLITHTGASGNNFVACT from the exons ATGTTGTACAAGAAG ATCATCGCCGTCGCAGCCCTGCTGGTCGCCCCTGTCCTTGCCGCCCCTACTGAATTCGACACCCGCGCCTGCGACTACACCTGCGGCAGCAACTGCTACAGCGCGAGCGCCGTGAGAGCCGCCCAGGAAGCCGGTTATGAGCTCTACTCCTCCGACGAGACCGTGGGCAGCAACAACTACCCCCACAAGTACAACAACTACGAGGGCTTCGACTTCCCTGTCTCGAGTCCCTACTATGAGTGGCCTATCCTGAGCTCCGGAAAGATCTACAGCGGTGGTTCCCCTGGTGCGGACCGTGTCGTCTTCAATAGCAAGGATGAGCTGGCTGGTCTTATTACACATACCGGGGCCAGTGGAAACAACTTTGTCGCTTGCACTTAG